The DNA segment AGAACTGACCCGGGTTGGGAGCATGGATATGATGTTGTTGGTAATTCAAGAAAGGTGAAATGCAAGTATTGTGATAAGATTGTAAATGGTGGTATTTTTCGTTTCAAGCATCATTTAGCTTGCACTCGAAGGGATGCTGAGGCATGTATTAGTGTTCCTGATGATGTGAAGAAGAAGATGTTGTCTCTTGTATGCAAAATTGCTCAAGCATCCGAAACAAAGAAAAGGATTATTTGTTCTAATGAGGATTCATCAGACAGTGGTGAAGAGGACCAAGAGGTACAAGCAAGtaaaaagagaaagggaaaagcAACAATGGAAGaatttatcaaagttaaaaaagGTAGTTCTCAAGCCACAATTaatcaattcatgaagaaggacaTAAGAGAAGAAGCCTGCCAACAAATTGCCAGGTTCTTTTACACATCTGCCATTCCCTTTAATTGTGCTAAAAATCCTGAATTTACAAAGATGTTTGAGATAGTTGGAAAATATGGTTGTGGGTTTAAACCTCCATCTTATCATGAGTTGAGGGAGACATTCTTGAAAAAAGAAGTAGATAGAACAATGACTTTACTTGAAGAGCATCGATTTGTGTGGAAAAAAAAAGGATGTTCTATTATGTCTGATGGATGGACTGACAAGAAAAGACGATCTATATGTAATTTCTTAGTGAATAGTGAGAAGGGGACGATCTTTTTGCAATCCACTGACACATCTGATATCTCAAAGACAGCAGATAAGGTTTTTGAAATGTTAAATGAAATTGTGGATAAAGTTGGTGAACAAAATGTTGTGCAAGTAATCATCGATAATGCAGCAAATTATAAAGCAGCAGGAGAGATGTTGATGTGTAAGAGAAAATGCATTTTTTGGACACCATGTGCAG comes from the Zingiber officinale cultivar Zhangliang unplaced genomic scaffold, Zo_v1.1 ctg125, whole genome shotgun sequence genome and includes:
- the LOC122035855 gene encoding uncharacterized protein LOC122035855, translating into MSTKGSSKGSENSRMNASGSRTDPGWEHGYDVVGNSRKVKCKYCDKIVNGGIFRFKHHLACTRRDAEACISVPDDVKKKMLSLVCKIAQASETKKRIICSNEDSSDSGEEDQEVQASKKRKGKATMEEFIKVKKGSSQATINQFMKKDIREEACQQIARFFYTSAIPFNCAKNPEFTKMFEIVGKYGCGFKPPSYHELRETFLKKEVDRTMTLLEEHRFVWKKKGCSIMSDGWTDKKRRSICNFLVNSEKGTIFLQSTDTSDISKTADKVFEMLNEIVDKVGEQNVVQVIIDNAANYKAAGEMLMCKRKCIFWTPCAAHCIDLMLEDFEKKVKIHEVTISKARRI